One Triticum dicoccoides isolate Atlit2015 ecotype Zavitan chromosome 4B, WEW_v2.0, whole genome shotgun sequence genomic window carries:
- the LOC119293588 gene encoding uncharacterized protein LOC119293588 — protein sequence MPMFVSAPETVTTTRGQGVGVSDIARVGPLSFGHAVLWFWKLPFPSSPSSSLQFGSRCFWLFLEFRFKLTMERSQEGRDCQVSDRGAGRRERHLDRFFRPKKMIGKALSKHKIY from the exons ATGCCGATGTTCGTGTCGGCGCCGGAGACCGTGACCACAACTCGGGGGCAAGGTGTTGGTGTCAGCGACATCGCCCGTGTTGGCCCCTTGAGTTTTGGACATGCCGTGCTCTGGTTCTGGAAGCTTCCATTCCCATCAAGCCCCTCGAGCAGCCTTCAG TTTGGATCTAGGTGCTTCTGGCTGTTTCTGGAGTTCAGGTTCAAGTTAACCATGGAG AGAAgccaagaaggacgagattgtcaaGTCAGCGATCGAGGTGCAGGCAG ACGTGAGAGACATCTGGATAGATTCTTCCGACCAAAAAAGATGATTGGAAAGGCTCTTTCCAAGCATAAG ATATATTAA